One region of Rhodophyticola sp. CCM32 genomic DNA includes:
- the tsf gene encoding translation elongation factor Ts, with protein MAITAAMVKELRDSTGAGMMDAKKALTETDGDMEAAVDWLRTKGLAKAAKKSGRTAAEGLVAVAVDGGTGVAVEVNSETDFVAKNAEFQEMVAGIAAAATGAADLDALKAVDMGGKTVEETVTAKIATIGENMALRRMAKLTGDTVVSYVHNAAADGMGKIGVLVAVTGADAGFARQVAMHVAAANPAALSEADLDPAIVEKEKQVQMDIARESDKPEQVIEKMILGRMKKFLSEVTLLSQDFVVNPDLTVGTAAKEAGVEITGFVRLEVGEGIEKVEEDFAAEVAKTAAGG; from the coding sequence ATGGCGATTACAGCTGCAATGGTGAAAGAGCTGCGCGACAGCACGGGCGCGGGCATGATGGATGCCAAAAAAGCGCTGACCGAAACCGATGGCGACATGGAGGCAGCGGTTGACTGGCTGCGCACCAAGGGCCTGGCCAAGGCTGCCAAGAAATCCGGCCGCACCGCCGCCGAGGGCCTGGTGGCCGTCGCGGTTGATGGCGGCACCGGCGTCGCGGTCGAGGTGAATTCCGAGACTGATTTTGTCGCCAAGAATGCCGAGTTTCAGGAGATGGTGGCCGGTATCGCCGCTGCCGCGACCGGCGCGGCGGATCTGGATGCGCTGAAAGCCGTCGATATGGGCGGCAAGACCGTGGAAGAAACGGTGACCGCGAAAATCGCCACGATCGGTGAGAATATGGCCCTGCGGCGGATGGCTAAACTGACGGGCGATACCGTTGTGTCCTATGTCCATAATGCCGCCGCCGATGGCATGGGCAAGATCGGTGTTCTGGTCGCCGTCACCGGTGCCGATGCGGGGTTTGCCCGTCAGGTCGCCATGCATGTGGCCGCTGCAAACCCGGCCGCCCTGTCCGAGGCCGATCTGGATCCGGCGATTGTCGAGAAGGAAAAGCAGGTCCAGATGGATATCGCCCGCGAAAGCGACAAGCCCGAGCAGGTCATCGAAAAGATGATCCTGGGCCGGATGAAGAAATTCCTCTCCGAGGTGACCCTGCTCAGCCAGGATTTCGTGGTGAACCCGGATCTGACTGTAGGCACCGCCGCAAAAGAGGCCGGGGTCGAGATCACCGGTTTTGTCCGGCTTGAGGTTGGCGAAGGCATCGAAAAGGTCGAGGAAGATTTTGCCGCCGAGGTCGCCAAGACCGCCGCAGGCGGGTAA
- a CDS encoding acyl carrier protein, translating into MADSVQDKVIAIIAEQAVLEPGDVTLQSTLEDLGIDSLGLVESIFAIEEAFDIQVPFNANEPEESAFDISSVAAIVTAVKGLVADQK; encoded by the coding sequence ATGGCCGATAGCGTCCAGGACAAGGTGATTGCGATCATCGCGGAACAGGCTGTGCTGGAGCCCGGCGATGTGACATTGCAAAGCACGCTGGAGGATCTGGGCATTGACAGTCTGGGCCTGGTGGAATCGATCTTTGCGATTGAAGAGGCTTTTGACATCCAGGTGCCGTTCAACGCCAATGAGCCGGAAGAAAGCGCCTTTGACATCTCCAGCGTTGCGGCGATTGTCACGGCGGTCAAAGGGCTGGTGGCCGACCAGAAATGA
- a CDS encoding helicase HerA-like domain-containing protein has protein sequence MTEGIFIGGGGAGYTEAQHLLLKYANRHGLIAGATGTGKTVTLQILAESFSARGVPVILSDVKGDLSGLAASGSDSFKLHDAFISRAETIGFAEYAYRAFPVTFWDLYGQKGHPLRTTISEMGPLLLSRLLELTEAQEGVLNIAFRVADEQSLPLLDLKDLQALLVWVGEQRKTLSLRYGNVSTASIGAIQRRLLTLEGQGGANLFGEPALELGDMMQSDDQGFGRINILAADQLMGAPRLYATFLLWLLSELFETLPEVGDPDKPKLVFFFDEAHLLFEDAPKALVDKVEQVARLIRSKGVGIYFITQNPADVPEDILGQLGNRVQHALRAFTGKDRQELRQAAQNYRDNPDFDTEDAIREVGVGEAVTSMLERKGIPGIVQRTLIRPPSSRLGPIDAASRADLIGQSPVAGKYEAAMDRDSAFEMLARRAEQAAKDAEQAEATEAETETAAEREFHAARRYSGSRVSRSSAQRAPRSRSGRSDSIGTAFAKSFARQLGTRSGQALVRGVLGGLFRGR, from the coding sequence ATGACTGAAGGCATCTTTATTGGCGGCGGCGGCGCGGGCTATACCGAGGCACAGCACCTGCTGCTGAAATACGCAAACCGCCATGGGCTGATTGCGGGCGCCACCGGCACCGGCAAGACCGTGACGCTGCAAATCCTGGCCGAAAGCTTCTCGGCCCGGGGAGTGCCGGTGATCCTCTCCGATGTGAAGGGCGATCTGTCGGGTCTGGCGGCCAGCGGCAGCGACAGCTTCAAATTACATGATGCCTTCATATCGCGGGCCGAAACGATCGGCTTTGCCGAGTACGCCTATCGGGCCTTCCCGGTGACCTTCTGGGATCTCTACGGGCAGAAGGGCCATCCCCTGCGCACCACGATCTCGGAAATGGGGCCGCTTCTGCTGTCGCGGCTGCTGGAACTGACCGAGGCACAGGAAGGCGTACTCAACATCGCCTTCCGGGTGGCCGATGAACAATCCCTGCCGCTGCTGGATCTGAAGGATTTGCAGGCATTGCTGGTCTGGGTGGGGGAGCAGCGCAAGACGCTCTCCCTGCGTTATGGCAATGTCTCGACCGCTTCGATCGGTGCAATCCAGCGGCGATTGCTGACGCTGGAGGGGCAGGGGGGTGCCAACCTGTTCGGCGAACCGGCGCTGGAGCTTGGCGATATGATGCAAAGCGATGATCAGGGGTTCGGCCGGATCAATATCCTTGCCGCCGATCAGCTGATGGGCGCGCCCCGGCTTTACGCAACCTTCCTGCTCTGGCTTCTGTCGGAACTGTTCGAAACCCTGCCCGAGGTCGGGGACCCGGATAAACCGAAGCTGGTGTTCTTCTTCGACGAGGCGCATCTGCTGTTCGAGGATGCGCCGAAAGCGCTGGTCGACAAGGTGGAACAGGTGGCGCGCCTGATCCGGTCCAAAGGGGTGGGGATCTATTTCATCACCCAGAACCCCGCCGATGTGCCCGAGGATATTCTGGGTCAGCTTGGCAACCGGGTGCAGCATGCGCTGCGCGCCTTTACCGGCAAGGACCGGCAGGAATTGCGCCAGGCCGCGCAGAATTATCGCGACAACCCGGATTTCGATACCGAAGACGCGATCCGCGAGGTCGGCGTGGGGGAGGCCGTGACCTCGATGCTGGAACGCAAGGGCATCCCCGGTATCGTGCAGCGCACCCTGATCCGCCCGCCATCCTCCCGGCTTGGCCCGATTGACGCGGCCAGCCGCGCCGACTTGATCGGCCAATCGCCCGTCGCCGGAAAATATGAGGCCGCCATGGACCGGGACAGCGCCTTTGAGATGCTGGCCAGACGCGCCGAACAGGCCGCGAAGGATGCAGAACAGGCAGAGGCAACAGAAGCCGAAACAGAAACCGCGGCGGAACGGGAATTTCACGCCGCGCGGCGCTATTCCGGCAGCCGGGTCAGCCGCTCCTCCGCGCAACGCGCGCCCCGGAGCCGGTCCGGCCGATCCGACAGTATCGGCACCGCCTTCGCCAAAAGCTTCGCCCGACAGCTTGGCACGCGCAGTGGCCAGGCCCTGGTCAGGGGGGTTCTGGGCGGGCTGTTCCGCGGCCGCTGA
- the rpsB gene encoding 30S ribosomal protein S2 — protein MALPDFSMRQLLEAGVHFGHQTQRWNPRMGEYIYGDRNGIHILDLTQTVPMLDAALNAVRETVAKGGRILFVGTKRQAQKPVADAAERCAQFYMNHRWLGGTLTNWKTVSNSINRLKKIDEAMEGGTEGLTKKERLGMERDQTKLQALLGGIREMGGLPDLIFVIDVNKEDLAILEANKLGIPVVAVVDTNCSPDGVDYVIPGNDDAARAIALYCDLISRAALDGMTVQMEGAGVDLGALEEGSVEEALTEKPAAVEAPAEEAAGEEAVVEEVVVEETVAEEAAPEAEAPAVEATAVETPAEDAPAAAEEDAKA, from the coding sequence ATGGCGCTCCCTGATTTCTCCATGCGTCAGCTTCTGGAAGCTGGCGTTCACTTTGGTCACCAGACACAACGCTGGAACCCGCGGATGGGCGAATACATCTACGGCGACCGCAACGGCATTCATATTCTCGACCTGACCCAGACCGTCCCGATGCTGGACGCGGCCCTGAACGCGGTGCGCGAAACCGTGGCCAAGGGCGGGCGTATCCTGTTTGTCGGCACCAAACGCCAGGCCCAGAAACCGGTTGCGGATGCGGCCGAACGCTGCGCCCAGTTCTACATGAACCACCGCTGGCTGGGGGGCACCCTGACCAACTGGAAAACCGTGTCGAACTCGATCAACCGGCTCAAGAAGATCGACGAGGCGATGGAAGGCGGCACCGAAGGTCTGACCAAGAAAGAACGCCTCGGGATGGAGCGGGACCAGACCAAATTGCAGGCTTTACTTGGCGGGATCCGCGAAATGGGCGGCCTGCCGGATCTGATCTTTGTCATCGACGTGAACAAGGAAGACCTGGCGATCCTTGAGGCCAATAAGCTGGGCATTCCGGTTGTGGCCGTGGTTGACACCAACTGCTCCCCCGACGGGGTTGATTATGTGATCCCGGGCAATGATGACGCGGCCCGCGCAATTGCGCTTTACTGCGATCTGATCAGCCGCGCGGCGCTGGATGGGATGACCGTCCAGATGGAAGGCGCAGGCGTTGACCTGGGTGCGCTGGAAGAAGGCAGTGTCGAAGAGGCGCTGACCGAAAAACCCGCGGCCGTGGAAGCACCGGCAGAAGAAGCTGCAGGTGAAGAGGCCGTGGTTGAAGAGGTTGTGGTTGAGGAAACTGTGGCGGAAGAGGCGGCACCAGAAGCCGAAGCGCCCGCAGTTGAGGCCACCGCAGTTGAGACCCCTGCCGAAGACGCCCCCGCTGCTGCCGAGGAAGACGCGAAGGCCTGA
- a CDS encoding glutamate-5-semialdehyde dehydrogenase, protein MKDLSDNIPALMADMGQRAKAAAADLAFAAPDAKEAALIAAAEAVWARREEIIAANGQDMDFGRDKGLSPAMLDRLMLDEARIKAIVDGLRAVAAQRDPVGETITEWGMESGLHIKRVRTPLGVIGVIYESRPNVTADAGALCLKSGNAVILRGGSESFHSSGLLVDCLQDGLRTAGLPGDAVQRVPTRDRAAVQELLTMTDTVDVIVPRGGKGLVGLVQRAARVPVFAHLEGICHIYIDAAADPEKALKIALNAKTRRTGICGAAECLLIHRDVADTIGQGVIKALMEAGVEVRADETLAKIDGTVPARPEDWGQEFLDMIIAAKVVDHIDEAITHIRDFGSNHTDAIVTEDDAAALRFFTRLDSAILMQNASTQFADGGEFGMGAEIGIATGKMHARGPVGAEQLTSFKYLVTGDGTVRP, encoded by the coding sequence ATGAAAGACCTGAGTGACAACATTCCCGCCCTGATGGCCGATATGGGCCAGCGCGCCAAAGCCGCCGCCGCCGATCTGGCCTTCGCGGCTCCGGATGCGAAAGAGGCCGCGCTGATCGCGGCGGCCGAGGCTGTCTGGGCGCGCCGGGAGGAGATCATCGCGGCCAATGGGCAGGATATGGATTTTGGCCGCGACAAGGGTCTCAGCCCGGCGATGCTGGACCGTCTGATGCTGGATGAGGCGCGGATCAAGGCTATTGTCGACGGGCTGCGCGCGGTCGCGGCACAGCGTGACCCGGTGGGGGAAACCATCACCGAATGGGGGATGGAAAGCGGGCTTCATATCAAACGGGTGCGCACACCTTTGGGGGTGATCGGGGTGATTTATGAGTCCCGCCCGAATGTGACGGCGGATGCGGGTGCGCTCTGCCTGAAATCCGGCAATGCGGTGATCCTGCGCGGCGGGTCGGAAAGCTTTCATTCCTCGGGCCTGCTGGTCGACTGCCTGCAAGACGGGCTGCGCACCGCCGGGCTGCCCGGCGATGCGGTGCAGCGTGTGCCGACCCGGGACCGGGCGGCGGTGCAGGAATTGCTGACCATGACCGATACGGTGGATGTGATCGTGCCGCGCGGCGGCAAGGGGCTTGTGGGTCTTGTCCAGCGCGCGGCGCGAGTGCCGGTTTTCGCCCATCTGGAAGGCATCTGCCATATCTATATCGACGCCGCCGCCGACCCGGAAAAGGCGCTGAAAATCGCGCTCAACGCCAAGACCCGGCGCACCGGCATCTGTGGCGCTGCCGAATGTCTGCTGATCCACCGCGATGTGGCGGACACGATCGGGCAGGGGGTGATCAAGGCGCTGATGGAGGCGGGCGTTGAGGTCCGCGCCGATGAGACCCTGGCCAAAATCGACGGCACGGTTCCGGCCCGGCCCGAGGATTGGGGGCAGGAATTTCTGGATATGATCATCGCCGCGAAAGTGGTTGATCATATCGACGAGGCCATCACCCATATCCGCGATTTCGGATCCAACCATACCGATGCGATCGTGACCGAGGATGACGCAGCGGCCCTGCGGTTCTTCACCCGGCTCGACAGCGCGATCCTGATGCAGAATGCCTCCACCCAGTTTGCCGATGGGGGGGAGTTCGGCATGGGCGCCGAGATCGGGATTGCCACGGGCAAGATGCATGCGCGGGGCCCGGTGGGGGCGGAACAGCTCACCTCGTTCAAATATCTGGTCACCGGCGATGGCACCGTGAGGCCCTGA
- a CDS encoding beta-ketoacyl-[acyl-carrier-protein] synthase family protein, giving the protein MRRVVITGQGTINALGQDVPSTLEAMREGRCGIGPLDLRDVDRLSVQIGGQVKDYDPEALFNRQQIVLYDRFTQFTLIAAKQALAQSGIVFTGDLANRSGVVLGTAGGGVNTWDENYRSVYEKGKNRVHPFVVPKLMNNAAASHVSMEYNLKGPSFSVATACASSNHAMGQAFQMIRTGLCDAMVTGGSEAMLTFGGVKAWEGLRVMSKDACRPFSATRNGMVQGEGAAVFVFEEYEQARTRGAEILAEVVGFAMTSDAADIVMPSKQGAARAISGAMRDAGLNPVDVCYINAHGTGTTANDKTECAAVADAFGHHADDLMISSTKSMHGHLIGGTGAVELLACIMALKDGVIAPTIGHEEADPECALDVVPNEAREAEVGAVLSNAFAFGGLNAVLALQAAP; this is encoded by the coding sequence ATGAGACGGGTCGTCATCACCGGGCAGGGTACGATCAATGCTTTGGGCCAGGATGTGCCCAGCACATTGGAGGCGATGCGCGAAGGCCGTTGCGGTATCGGCCCGCTTGATCTGCGCGATGTGGACCGGCTGTCGGTGCAGATCGGCGGGCAGGTCAAGGATTATGACCCCGAGGCATTGTTCAACCGTCAGCAGATTGTGCTTTATGACCGGTTCACCCAATTCACCCTGATCGCGGCCAAACAGGCGCTGGCGCAATCGGGTATCGTGTTTACCGGTGATCTGGCGAACCGCTCCGGCGTGGTGCTGGGCACGGCGGGTGGCGGTGTGAACACCTGGGATGAAAATTACCGCAGCGTGTATGAAAAGGGCAAGAACCGGGTTCATCCTTTCGTCGTGCCCAAGCTGATGAACAATGCGGCCGCCAGCCATGTGAGCATGGAATACAACCTGAAAGGCCCGTCCTTTTCCGTGGCCACCGCCTGCGCCTCGTCGAACCATGCGATGGGGCAGGCGTTTCAGATGATCCGCACCGGCCTGTGCGATGCGATGGTCACCGGCGGGTCCGAGGCGATGCTGACCTTTGGCGGCGTGAAGGCCTGGGAAGGCCTGCGGGTGATGTCGAAAGATGCCTGCCGCCCGTTTTCGGCCACCCGCAACGGGATGGTGCAGGGCGAAGGGGCGGCGGTTTTCGTGTTCGAGGAATATGAGCAGGCCAGAACACGCGGGGCCGAGATTCTGGCGGAGGTTGTGGGCTTCGCCATGACCTCGGATGCGGCGGATATCGTGATGCCCTCGAAACAGGGGGCGGCGCGGGCCATCTCGGGCGCGATGCGGGATGCAGGGCTGAACCCGGTGGATGTGTGTTATATCAACGCCCATGGAACCGGCACCACCGCTAATGACAAAACCGAATGTGCGGCGGTGGCGGATGCGTTCGGGCATCATGCGGATGATCTGATGATCTCCTCCACAAAATCCATGCATGGCCATCTGATCGGCGGCACTGGCGCGGTGGAGCTGCTGGCCTGTATCATGGCGCTGAAAGACGGGGTGATCGCGCCCACCATCGGCCATGAGGAAGCGGACCCGGAATGCGCCCTGGATGTGGTGCCCAATGAGGCGCGCGAGGCGGAGGTTGGGGCGGTTCTGTCAAATGCGTTTGCGTTTGGCGGGCTGAACGCGGTTCTGGCATTGCAGGCCGCGCCCTGA
- the obgE gene encoding GTPase ObgE, with amino-acid sequence MKFLDLAKVYIRSGGGGGGAVSFRREKYIEYGGPDGGDGGRGGDVWAEAVDGLNTLIDFRYQQHFFAKSGQPGMGKQRTGKDGADVVLRLPVGTEVLEDDEETVIADITKVGQRVLLAKGGNGGFGNLHFKSATNQAPRRANPGLEGVERTIWLRLKLIADVGLLGLPNAGKSTFLAATSNARPKIADYPFTTLHPNLGVVGVDNAEFVVADIPGLIEGAHEGRGLGDQFLGHVERCSVLLHLVDGTSADVAADWQTILTELEEYGGALNDKPRITVLNKIDALSDEDRAEKRAALEALAGPVMEMSGVARHGLVEVLRALRARIDGTNLRLRAKTEEPGPWRP; translated from the coding sequence ATGAAATTTCTCGACCTTGCCAAAGTCTATATCCGCTCGGGCGGCGGCGGCGGCGGGGCCGTGTCCTTCCGGCGCGAGAAATACATTGAATATGGCGGGCCTGACGGGGGCGATGGCGGCCGCGGCGGCGATGTCTGGGCCGAGGCGGTTGACGGGCTGAACACGCTGATCGACTTCCGCTATCAGCAGCATTTCTTTGCCAAATCGGGCCAGCCCGGCATGGGCAAGCAGCGCACCGGCAAGGATGGCGCGGATGTGGTGTTGCGCCTGCCCGTGGGCACAGAGGTTCTTGAAGATGACGAAGAAACGGTGATTGCCGATATCACCAAGGTCGGCCAGCGTGTTCTGCTGGCGAAGGGCGGCAATGGCGGCTTTGGCAATCTGCATTTCAAATCCGCCACCAATCAGGCACCGCGCCGCGCCAATCCGGGGCTGGAAGGGGTGGAACGCACCATCTGGCTGCGCCTCAAGCTGATCGCGGATGTGGGTCTGCTGGGGCTGCCCAATGCGGGCAAATCCACGTTTCTGGCGGCAACATCCAATGCCCGCCCCAAGATTGCCGATTATCCTTTCACCACATTGCACCCCAATCTGGGTGTGGTCGGTGTGGACAATGCGGAATTCGTGGTGGCCGATATCCCCGGTCTGATCGAAGGCGCCCATGAGGGCAGGGGGCTCGGGGATCAGTTTCTGGGCCATGTGGAACGCTGCTCGGTCCTCTTGCATCTTGTCGATGGCACCTCGGCGGATGTGGCCGCTGACTGGCAGACCATCCTGACCGAGCTTGAGGAATATGGCGGTGCCCTGAATGACAAGCCGCGGATCACGGTGCTGAACAAAATCGACGCGTTGAGCGATGAGGACCGCGCCGAAAAACGCGCCGCGCTGGAGGCGCTGGCCGGCCCGGTGATGGAGATGTCGGGCGTGGCCCGCCATGGGCTGGTGGAGGTTCTGCGCGCGCTGCGCGCCCGGATTGACGGCACCAACCTGCGCCTGCGCGCCAAGACCGAGGAGCCGGGTCCATGGCGGCCCTGA
- a CDS encoding invasion associated locus B family protein, with amino-acid sequence MKSASPVIPALLALMLACPALAQETTPEEAPAAEEPAADAPAGENTDGDVAILSLGEPVENTGPGSTYIAETHGDWEIRCIRVEEGQQEPCQMYQLLSDEGDNPVAEFNLFDVPDQEQLIAGATIVTPLDTLLTPQMRMSIDGGQARQYPFSFCQAIGCFVRIGLTENDVSALRSGGSATISIVPLPAPDQLVDLTLSLTGFTAAFTALEARAAEPAE; translated from the coding sequence ATGAAATCCGCATCGCCCGTTATTCCCGCTCTTCTGGCCCTTATGCTGGCCTGTCCCGCCCTGGCCCAGGAGACAACACCGGAAGAGGCCCCCGCCGCAGAGGAACCCGCCGCAGACGCGCCCGCCGGTGAAAACACCGACGGAGATGTGGCGATCCTTTCGCTTGGTGAACCGGTTGAGAATACCGGCCCCGGCTCCACCTATATTGCAGAGACCCATGGGGATTGGGAAATTCGCTGCATCCGTGTGGAAGAGGGCCAGCAGGAACCCTGCCAGATGTATCAGCTGTTGTCGGATGAAGGCGACAATCCGGTGGCCGAGTTCAATCTGTTCGATGTCCCCGATCAGGAACAACTGATTGCCGGGGCCACAATTGTCACCCCGCTGGATACATTGCTGACCCCGCAGATGCGGATGTCGATTGATGGCGGACAGGCCCGGCAATATCCGTTCAGCTTCTGCCAGGCGATTGGCTGTTTCGTGCGCATCGGCCTGACCGAAAATGACGTTTCCGCATTGCGTTCCGGAGGCAGTGCGACGATCAGCATCGTGCCCCTGCCCGCGCCGGATCAACTGGTCGATCTGACCCTGTCGCTGACCGGATTTACTGCGGCATTTACCGCCCTTGAAGCCCGCGCCGCCGAGCCGGCGGAATAA
- a CDS encoding IS5 family transposase (programmed frameshift), whose amino-acid sequence MARSDLSDLEWEFIKAVLPNNSRGVKRVDDRRVINGIFYVLRTGIPWRDLPDQYGPYTTIYNRFNRWTYAGIWDRVMEAVADAHNIDTVMVDGTSVRVHHSAATLKKNDPRRCMGRSRGGLTTKIHALTNQDGLPIRYELTPGQAHDAPPCEQLLDGLQPGQYVLADKAYDADSIRKMIWEQGAIDVIPSKSNRKLPAEFDVDIYRERNKIERFFGRLKASFRRIATRYEKTSANFLAMIKLASVRLWCQFYESAA is encoded by the exons ATGGCGCGGTCAGATTTGAGCGATTTGGAGTGGGAGTTCATCAAAGCAGTGCTCCCAAATAACAGCCGAGGGGTTAAGCGTGTCGATGATCGGCGTGTGATCAATGGCATCTTCTATGTCTTGCGCACAGGCATCCCGTGGCGCGATTTGCCCGATCAATACGGCCCCTACACAACGATCTACAACCGTTTCAACCGATGGACTTATGCGGGCATTTGGGATCGGGTAATGGAGGCGGTCGCCGATGCGCACAATATCGACACCGTGATGGTGGATGGCACATCGGTTCGGGTTCACCATTCTGCAGCGACGCTCAAAAAAA ACGACCCGCGTCGTTGCATGGGCCGGTCGCGGGGTGGGTTAACCACGAAAATACATGCACTTACCAATCAGGACGGGTTGCCGATCCGCTATGAACTGACGCCGGGCCAAGCCCACGATGCACCCCCATGCGAACAGCTTTTGGACGGGCTGCAACCTGGCCAATACGTTCTGGCTGACAAGGCATATGACGCGGATTCGATCCGCAAGATGATCTGGGAACAGGGCGCCATCGACGTCATCCCGTCCAAATCCAACCGCAAACTGCCCGCCGAGTTCGACGTCGATATCTATCGCGAGCGCAACAAGATCGAGCGGTTCTTTGGCCGCCTCAAAGCTTCCTTCCGCCGCATCGCAACCCGATACGAAAAGACATCTGCCAACTTCTTGGCGATGATCAAACTCGCATCCGTCAGGCTATGGTGCCAGTTTTATGAGTCCGCTGCCTAG
- the lpxD gene encoding UDP-3-O-(3-hydroxymyristoyl)glucosamine N-acyltransferase — translation MGHRLDEIAAALGAEAFGAVDLEVTGLAEPASAGPDQLAVAMSAKFLPGLAEGQARAAVLAQDTDWQALGLEAAIVVARPRYALSGLTRRLDQGPEIAPGLHQTALIDPEAKIGAGASVGPFVVIGRGARIGANARIAEHVSIGADVGIGDDALIHPGARIGARVQIGHRVIIHPGAVIGGDGFSFVTPEKSTVETARETLGTSDMPAAKQSWARIHSLGAVTLGDDVEIGPNNTIDRGTIANTTIGDGTKLDSAVHVGHNVRVGRDCLLCGQTAIGGSTVIGDRVVLGGQTGISDNIIVGDDVVTAGNTTIFSNVPSGRMMMGTPAVKMDQQVKIYKAMRRLPRIMESFEAMQKAVFKRGQND, via the coding sequence ATGGGCCATAGATTGGATGAGATTGCAGCGGCGCTTGGGGCGGAAGCCTTTGGCGCCGTTGATCTTGAGGTGACGGGCCTGGCGGAACCGGCCAGCGCCGGGCCTGACCAACTGGCCGTGGCGATGTCGGCAAAATTCCTTCCCGGCCTGGCCGAGGGGCAGGCCCGCGCCGCCGTGCTTGCCCAGGATACGGATTGGCAGGCCCTTGGGCTGGAGGCCGCCATTGTTGTCGCGCGCCCGCGCTACGCGCTGTCCGGGCTGACCCGCAGGCTCGATCAGGGTCCAGAGATCGCGCCCGGCCTTCATCAGACAGCACTGATCGACCCGGAGGCCAAGATCGGCGCGGGCGCATCTGTCGGACCGTTTGTGGTGATCGGCCGGGGCGCCAGGATCGGCGCCAATGCCCGGATTGCCGAACATGTCAGCATCGGCGCCGATGTGGGGATCGGTGATGATGCCCTGATCCATCCGGGCGCGCGCATCGGGGCGCGGGTGCAGATCGGGCACCGGGTGATCATCCATCCGGGCGCTGTGATCGGTGGCGACGGGTTTTCCTTCGTGACACCGGAAAAATCCACGGTTGAGACCGCGCGGGAAACGCTTGGTACATCGGATATGCCTGCCGCCAAGCAAAGCTGGGCCCGGATTCACTCCCTTGGCGCGGTCACACTTGGCGATGATGTGGAAATCGGGCCCAATAACACGATTGACCGGGGCACCATTGCCAATACCACCATCGGCGATGGCACCAAGCTCGATAGTGCGGTCCATGTGGGCCATAACGTGCGGGTCGGCCGGGATTGCCTGCTATGCGGCCAGACCGCGATTGGCGGGTCCACGGTGATCGGGGATCGGGTGGTTCTGGGCGGGCAGACCGGCATCTCCGACAATATCATTGTCGGCGATGATGTGGTCACCGCAGGCAACACCACGATCTTTTCCAATGTGCCGTCAGGGCGGATGATGATGGGCACACCGGCGGTGAAAATGGACCAGCAGGTGAAGATATATAAGGCCATGCGCCGTCTGCCGCGGATCATGGAGTCTTTCGAGGCCATGCAGAAAGCCGTTTTCAAGCGCGGCCAGAATGACTAA